In one Bacteroides intestinalis DSM 17393 genomic region, the following are encoded:
- a CDS encoding nucleoside hydrolase, translating to MNKTILQIVCIALILAFPCGKASGQYKKIPVVVITDLYHPYQDPGDNMDLIMGFGLPDVDLKAVLLDITDAFRKDTADHPTLWKDPRGPREAGIIPVEQLSYIFNKKVPYGIGPLSMMKSEEDRMEYLPGYEQEAINILLEVLKKSKEPVEVLSFGSARILAVAYNRAPKLMKQKIHKIHLSAGTASKNHELGSDAGANAIPGGEWNVALDVFAFNRILKSDLPVAIYPCAGKDGGFVKDCNNTYWKLPDMDFIRKMNPQLQRYLDFAFTQKLQYDFLRAMNADYPVDIDLNRYPRPFHVWESAIWLKATQREIICTPTGEYRLVKEGKSNKGDRIVANELRRCNLDEIRDDGRFQFSYTDKSSDKEIYYRPDLDENEKALQQVIPELYISISPSH from the coding sequence ATGAATAAAACAATCCTGCAAATAGTATGCATTGCTCTTATTCTTGCCTTCCCTTGTGGGAAGGCATCAGGGCAATACAAAAAGATTCCCGTAGTGGTAATCACCGACTTATATCATCCGTATCAGGACCCGGGAGATAACATGGACCTCATTATGGGCTTCGGACTGCCCGATGTAGACCTGAAAGCCGTCTTATTGGACATCACAGACGCATTCAGGAAAGATACCGCCGACCATCCCACCCTGTGGAAAGACCCGCGTGGACCGAGAGAAGCCGGAATTATCCCTGTGGAACAATTAAGTTATATCTTCAACAAAAAGGTACCTTATGGCATTGGTCCGTTATCCATGATGAAATCGGAAGAAGACCGGATGGAGTATCTGCCAGGCTATGAGCAGGAAGCAATCAATATACTGCTGGAAGTTCTGAAAAAGAGTAAAGAACCCGTAGAGGTATTGTCATTCGGTTCGGCAAGGATACTGGCGGTTGCCTACAACCGTGCCCCCAAGCTGATGAAACAGAAGATACACAAAATTCATCTAAGTGCCGGGACAGCAAGCAAGAACCATGAATTGGGAAGCGATGCCGGGGCAAATGCTATTCCGGGCGGTGAGTGGAATGTAGCACTGGACGTGTTCGCTTTCAACAGAATATTAAAATCAGATTTACCCGTAGCCATCTATCCATGTGCAGGCAAAGACGGAGGCTTCGTAAAAGACTGTAACAATACCTACTGGAAATTACCCGATATGGATTTTATCCGAAAGATGAATCCCCAATTGCAACGGTATCTTGATTTTGCTTTCACCCAGAAACTGCAATATGACTTCCTCCGTGCCATGAATGCCGACTATCCGGTTGATATAGACCTCAACCGTTACCCCCGTCCATTCCACGTATGGGAAAGTGCCATCTGGCTGAAAGCAACACAAAGGGAGATCATTTGTACTCCCACCGGAGAATACCGCCTCGTCAAAGAAGGGAAAAGCAACAAAGGCGACCGCATTGTAGCAAACGAACTACGCCGCTGTAACCTTGATGAGATAAGAGACGACGGACGATTCCAGTTTTCATACACCGATAAATCCTCCGATAAAGAGATTTACTATCGTCCAGACCTTGACGAGAACGAGAAAGCACTCCAACAGGTGATTCCCGAACTCTATATATCCATTTCACCCAGTCACTAA
- a CDS encoding glycoside hydrolase family protein, with amino-acid sequence MNNYKTYIYLALLTLLSCKGNDGNEPQKLTPQIRYEFSGGAGHYNYAPSIIEDQYGIRYGFVCENRDPFKIVDYVYLYKGIPTEKGYVWQPGTQIIEPSETGWDNCHICDPDVREFKTTYKGETYNWIMTYLGVDRWDCNHNQIGLAISKNIEGPYIKFDRNPLVAYEDTTKWGVGQSTTIVKDSTTIQLFYHSTTENGPFCMREIKLNDLDNIILGEEKAIPFLSANSYPAMSDKNIYMVSETRVSPIKEIPTWVGDVCRLAYKPRTESLFTEEDGWIEIGHAGPEETGFPRNHNPGILTDTKGYMLSDDELVMYFTPAMTGENWLWSYDLYSATFNLKNYFK; translated from the coding sequence ATGAACAACTATAAGACCTATATATACCTTGCCTTGCTCACACTCTTGAGTTGCAAGGGCAATGACGGTAATGAACCGCAGAAACTCACACCGCAAATCCGGTATGAGTTCAGCGGCGGTGCCGGCCATTATAACTATGCTCCGAGCATCATAGAAGACCAGTACGGCATCCGGTACGGCTTTGTATGTGAGAATCGTGATCCGTTCAAGATTGTGGACTATGTTTATCTATACAAAGGAATCCCCACGGAGAAAGGCTATGTATGGCAACCCGGCACACAGATCATCGAACCTTCCGAGACAGGTTGGGATAACTGCCACATCTGCGACCCGGACGTACGTGAGTTTAAAACGACTTATAAAGGAGAAACTTACAACTGGATTATGACCTACCTGGGCGTAGACCGCTGGGACTGTAACCACAACCAGATAGGACTGGCCATTTCCAAGAACATCGAAGGCCCGTATATCAAGTTCGACCGCAATCCGCTGGTGGCTTATGAAGATACTACCAAATGGGGTGTAGGGCAAAGTACAACAATCGTCAAAGACTCTACGACCATACAATTATTCTATCATTCGACTACGGAGAACGGACCTTTCTGTATGCGCGAAATAAAATTGAATGATCTGGATAATATCATATTGGGCGAAGAGAAAGCAATTCCTTTCCTGAGCGCCAACAGCTATCCTGCCATGTCCGACAAGAATATATATATGGTTTCGGAAACCCGTGTGTCCCCCATCAAAGAGATACCGACTTGGGTAGGAGATGTCTGCCGGCTGGCATACAAACCAAGAACAGAAAGTCTCTTTACCGAGGAAGACGGATGGATTGAAATCGGCCATGCAGGACCGGAAGAAACAGGATTCCCAAGAAATCACAATCCGGGTATCCTGACGGATACGAAAGGTTACATGCTTAGTGACGATGAACTGGTGATGTACTTCACTCCCGCCATGACAGGTGAAAACTGGCTATGGTCATACGACCTGTATTCGGCTACGTTTAATCTCAAAAACTATTTCAAATGA
- a CDS encoding BACON domain-containing protein: MINTKYLIGAVIILLTLWGCGNDSDYVIESNPNEFAIFPVAIPVSADGGTYELTVNGNESWTAELTNSNSSAQDWCTLSETSGSGRKVITVTVKPTTSFVKNRSVIVEVSSGTRILKSKVLQETMVLGEDEVLINGLIWSTKNVGTPGTFATSPDDIGQLYQFNRKVGYPAGPQDDPAPANWPSNYTNDGTNWTTENDPSPEGWRVPTTEEMVALWEKGATWVTAAQTGFKTDGIIIGVDEVTAKRATKDNLKQLGCLFLPQSGWRNETGMMDRTWLCAVRSGNSLSPTHGGMSLGDSGGYRDTWGWGDGQKARAAMIRPVKNIQVED; the protein is encoded by the coding sequence ATGATCAATACAAAATATTTAATAGGAGCAGTCATTATACTGCTGACGTTATGGGGATGCGGAAATGATTCCGATTACGTCATCGAAAGCAATCCCAATGAGTTCGCCATATTTCCGGTAGCCATACCTGTAAGCGCTGATGGCGGAACTTATGAACTGACAGTCAACGGCAATGAGTCGTGGACAGCCGAACTGACCAATTCCAATAGCTCAGCCCAGGACTGGTGCACACTGAGTGAAACGTCAGGAAGCGGCAGAAAAGTAATCACCGTTACTGTAAAACCAACCACCTCTTTCGTAAAGAACCGTTCGGTTATCGTTGAAGTAAGCTCCGGTACCCGGATATTAAAATCAAAGGTATTACAGGAGACAATGGTACTGGGTGAAGACGAAGTGCTGATAAACGGCCTTATATGGTCTACCAAGAATGTAGGCACTCCGGGAACTTTCGCAACCTCTCCCGATGATATAGGACAACTGTATCAGTTCAATCGCAAAGTAGGTTATCCGGCTGGCCCGCAGGACGATCCGGCACCAGCTAACTGGCCTTCGAACTATACCAACGACGGTACCAACTGGACTACCGAAAATGACCCATCTCCCGAGGGCTGGCGTGTGCCTACCACGGAAGAGATGGTGGCTCTCTGGGAAAAAGGAGCAACATGGGTTACAGCAGCCCAGACCGGATTCAAAACTGATGGTATCATTATTGGCGTTGACGAGGTTACTGCCAAACGTGCTACAAAAGATAATCTGAAACAACTCGGTTGCCTCTTCCTGCCTCAAAGCGGTTGGAGAAATGAAACCGGAATGATGGACCGCACCTGGCTCTGTGCCGTTCGCAGCGGAAATTCATTAAGTCCTACCCACGGTGGCATGTCACTGGGAGACTCCGGCGGCTACCGCGACACATGGGGTTGGGGTGACGGACAAAAAGCACGTGCAGCCATGATCCGGCCTGTCAAAAACATACAAGTCGAGGATTGA